One stretch of Cryptosporangium aurantiacum DNA includes these proteins:
- a CDS encoding CHAT domain-containing protein, with protein MGAASGATGTTATGDDEAASIEALHESLRTGSPTALERAVTLSRRALDAVDAPDAREASGAHDVALVRANRQANLAAALGVRASRTGRVEDLTESVSLAQEAVLGVPDDDPDLGRYYSTLAASLAQLAELPLDADDRLELASAAIEAAREAVARTTDDDEWLPEYLSNLSAMLEMRHELVGDRSALDEAIDAGRRAVALARDRDLPGSAAYSLHLSTALLRRHAGTGDAADVDEAVEAAQAAANLIPVRHPDRPDHLIAVAIALATRAEQQQNSRDATEAVRLCRRAVRSRSAHPALGARRLANLAAALRIKYLLIGRRADITEAVEVAGSAVAATPPASTERGLFLAILGAALLLRFERGAGPDPKADLEAGTAAVTAALDRCGPGTPLRRRCLINLSDAARARFLLTGATDDLDAAVRYGREAVDEAAAPPQETAAAWTNLASALHARFQRLRMPADLDDAVHAAEQAAAALRPDDPLTAARLANVATVRQLRHAHTRARRDAHGGRDARDRTRRDARDPTRRDPAPDADRQVALRAAAAAVDALRPDAPESASVWSTFGNTLLGADDSDAAVGREVAGLRVDAHRHALALTARRHRSYRSRLADLAGALAARYHLTGDAADLREAIRVQRRAVAASTNGADPDPDHARMLSNLAVLLRARYERTRRPGGWREAADRWRAASAEVAAPVTVRVGAAYSAARLLADAGDLDAALTDYTAAIELLPRAGGQGVDRQAQEQQLALWSGLASDAAACAVACGRPERAVELLELGRSVVWAQILHRRDDFADLARIAPDVAAELAEVRDRLDHYEAESALVPLPAADRDEAVDRLIRDDRVRLAARWDELVARARTLPGFERFLAPASFSSRAVTAGGDTIVLVNVSALRSDALVVTAAGPAVVPLPGLTPAAVERAARHHLGMLDGLRRPDPDVRALDARLRDTLAWLWRTVAAPVAEALAWPERSADLPRVWWIPTGLLSLLPLHAAQRYLPEEYRDSGLPDRVVSSYASTLDALRRSRRPADAPPVSAVLVTLAGTPDRPELPYAAEETSVVAGHLGDRPRTELADAAATWAAVTDAVVRHSWLHFAGHAEQRLGAPGRGGLRLADRPLTVFQLAALRASGEFAFLSSCETALTGVELPDEAFSTAAGFQIAGYRQVVAALWPVPDDVGPRLAGSVYDALRALSEPSAREPAERVPAAVALHAAVRELRATGPLLSWAAYCHIGA; from the coding sequence GTGGGGGCCGCGTCCGGTGCGACCGGGACGACTGCGACCGGGGACGACGAGGCAGCGAGTATCGAGGCGCTGCACGAATCCCTTCGCACCGGCTCCCCGACCGCGTTGGAGCGCGCGGTCACGCTGTCCCGCCGCGCGCTGGACGCTGTGGACGCTCCGGACGCCCGCGAGGCGTCCGGAGCCCACGACGTCGCGCTCGTGCGCGCCAACCGGCAGGCGAACCTGGCCGCGGCGCTCGGCGTCCGCGCGAGCCGGACCGGCCGGGTCGAGGACCTGACCGAGTCGGTCTCGCTCGCCCAGGAGGCCGTCCTCGGCGTCCCCGACGACGACCCCGACCTGGGGCGCTACTACTCGACGCTCGCCGCCTCCCTCGCGCAGCTCGCGGAACTGCCGCTCGATGCCGACGATCGGCTCGAGCTGGCGAGCGCGGCGATCGAGGCGGCCCGAGAGGCGGTGGCGCGAACCACCGACGACGACGAATGGCTCCCCGAGTACCTCTCGAACCTCAGCGCGATGCTCGAGATGCGCCACGAACTCGTCGGCGACCGGTCGGCTCTCGACGAAGCGATCGACGCCGGACGGCGCGCGGTCGCCCTGGCCAGGGACCGGGACCTTCCCGGTTCGGCCGCCTACTCGCTGCATCTGAGCACCGCGCTGCTCCGCAGGCACGCGGGCACCGGGGACGCCGCCGACGTCGACGAGGCGGTCGAGGCAGCGCAGGCGGCCGCGAACCTCATCCCGGTCAGGCACCCCGATCGTCCGGACCACCTGATCGCCGTGGCGATCGCCCTGGCGACCCGCGCCGAGCAGCAGCAGAACTCGCGCGACGCCACCGAGGCCGTGCGCCTCTGCCGCCGGGCGGTGCGCAGCCGGTCCGCGCACCCGGCGCTCGGTGCGCGCCGCCTGGCGAATCTGGCAGCCGCGCTCCGGATCAAGTATCTCCTCATCGGACGCCGAGCGGACATCACCGAGGCCGTGGAGGTCGCTGGGTCCGCGGTGGCGGCCACCCCACCGGCCTCCACCGAGCGAGGGCTCTTCCTCGCCATCCTCGGCGCGGCGCTGCTCCTCCGGTTCGAGCGGGGTGCCGGGCCGGACCCGAAGGCCGACCTGGAAGCCGGTACGGCGGCCGTCACCGCAGCGCTGGACCGCTGCGGGCCGGGTACGCCACTGCGCCGTCGCTGCTTGATCAACCTGAGCGACGCCGCGCGGGCCCGGTTCCTGCTCACCGGAGCCACCGACGACCTGGACGCCGCCGTCCGGTACGGCCGGGAGGCCGTGGACGAAGCCGCCGCGCCACCGCAGGAGACCGCTGCCGCCTGGACCAACCTCGCGTCCGCGTTGCACGCCCGCTTCCAGCGACTGCGCATGCCCGCCGACCTGGACGACGCGGTGCACGCCGCGGAACAGGCGGCAGCCGCGCTGCGGCCGGACGATCCGCTCACCGCCGCGCGGCTGGCCAACGTCGCCACGGTCCGCCAACTGCGCCACGCCCACACCCGCGCCCGCCGGGATGCCCACGGCGGCCGGGACGCCCGCGACCGCACCCGCCGGGACGCCCGCGACCCCACCCGCCGGGATCCGGCCCCCGACGCCGACCGGCAGGTGGCCCTTCGCGCGGCGGCCGCTGCGGTCGACGCGCTCCGGCCGGACGCACCCGAGTCCGCCTCGGTCTGGTCGACGTTCGGCAACACGCTCCTCGGTGCCGACGACAGCGACGCCGCGGTCGGCCGGGAGGTGGCCGGCCTCCGGGTGGACGCCCATCGGCACGCGCTCGCGCTCACCGCCCGCCGTCACCGGTCGTACCGGTCGCGGCTGGCCGACCTCGCCGGTGCGCTGGCGGCGCGATACCACCTCACCGGCGACGCCGCGGACCTCCGGGAGGCCATCCGCGTCCAGCGGCGGGCGGTGGCGGCTTCGACCAACGGTGCCGACCCCGACCCCGACCACGCGCGCATGCTGTCCAACCTCGCCGTCCTGCTCCGCGCGCGGTACGAGCGAACACGGCGACCGGGCGGGTGGCGGGAGGCCGCCGACCGGTGGCGCGCAGCGTCCGCCGAGGTAGCGGCCCCCGTGACGGTGCGCGTGGGTGCGGCGTACAGCGCGGCCCGCCTGCTCGCCGACGCGGGTGATCTCGACGCGGCGCTGACCGACTACACGGCCGCGATCGAGCTGCTGCCCAGGGCCGGTGGGCAGGGCGTCGACCGGCAGGCCCAGGAGCAGCAGCTCGCGCTGTGGTCGGGGCTGGCCTCGGACGCGGCGGCCTGCGCCGTGGCGTGCGGCCGGCCCGAGCGGGCCGTCGAGTTGCTGGAGCTCGGACGGTCGGTGGTCTGGGCGCAGATCCTGCACCGCAGGGACGACTTCGCCGACCTGGCCCGGATCGCCCCGGACGTCGCGGCCGAGCTCGCCGAGGTCCGCGACCGGCTCGACCACTACGAGGCCGAGAGCGCGCTCGTGCCGCTGCCTGCCGCCGATCGCGACGAGGCGGTCGACCGCCTGATCCGGGACGACCGGGTGCGGCTCGCCGCGCGCTGGGACGAACTGGTGGCGCGGGCCCGCACGCTGCCGGGCTTCGAGCGGTTCCTCGCACCCGCGTCCTTCTCGTCGCGGGCGGTCACGGCGGGCGGGGACACGATCGTGCTGGTCAACGTCAGCGCGCTGCGCAGCGACGCGCTCGTGGTGACCGCCGCCGGACCCGCCGTCGTGCCGCTCCCCGGCCTGACGCCCGCCGCCGTGGAGCGGGCCGCCCGCCACCACCTGGGCATGCTCGACGGATTGCGGCGGCCGGACCCGGACGTTCGGGCGCTCGACGCGCGCCTCCGGGACACGCTCGCCTGGCTGTGGCGGACGGTCGCCGCGCCGGTAGCCGAGGCCCTCGCCTGGCCGGAACGATCGGCCGATCTCCCGCGAGTGTGGTGGATCCCGACCGGTCTGCTCTCGCTGCTGCCGCTGCACGCCGCGCAGCGTTACCTGCCCGAGGAATACCGCGACAGCGGTCTGCCGGACCGCGTCGTCTCGTCGTACGCGTCCACGCTGGACGCGCTGCGGCGCTCGCGCCGGCCGGCCGACGCCCCGCCGGTGTCCGCGGTGCTGGTGACGCTCGCCGGCACACCGGACCGGCCCGAGCTGCCGTACGCGGCGGAAGAGACCTCGGTGGTGGCCGGACACCTCGGCGACCGTCCCCGGACCGAGCTCGCCGACGCGGCGGCCACCTGGGCGGCGGTGACCGATGCGGTCGTCCGCCACTCCTGGCTCCACTTCGCCGGCCACGCCGAGCAACGGCTGGGTGCGCCCGGGCGTGGTGGTCTCCGGCTCGCCGACCGCCCGCTCACGGTGTTCCAGCTGGCCGCGCTCCGGGCGTCGGGTGAGTTCGCGTTCCTGTCCTCCTGCGAGACGGCGTTGACCGGGGTCGAGCTGCCGGACGAGGCGTTCTCCACCGCCGCCGGTTTCCAGATCGCGGGCTACCGCCAGGTCGTCGCGGCGCTCTGGCCGGTCCCGGACGACGTCGGACCTCGCCTCGCCGGCTCGGTGTACGACGCGCTCCGCGCGCTGTCCGAACCGAGCGCGCGAGAGCCCGCCGAACGCGTACCGGCCGCCGTCGCGCTGCACGCCGCCGTGCGGGAGCTGCGCGCTACCGGGCCGCTGCTGTCCTGGGCCGCCTACTGCCACATCGGAGCGTGA
- a CDS encoding long-chain-fatty-acid--CoA ligase yields MPKTLSSLLEDSAATYPERVAVVLGDLRLTYAQINGAANQVANLLVARGIQPGDKVALSCPNLPYFPIVYYGILKAGATVVPLNILLKGREVAYHLDDSDAKAYFCFQGTPELPIGAEGWAGFNEIPGCEHFFVITVDPAAASPIEGAETLGAGMAGQPGTFESVAVDEDDTAVILYTSGTTGRPKGAELRHRNMRDNALIGTDLFQADAERPDTFLCVLPLFHSFGQTVIQNGAFAFGGTVVLLPRFEAKPALALMQKEDVTFFAGVPTMYWGLLGALDDSVDVAKIARNLRVAAAGGSALPVEVHRDFEKRFGVTILEGYGLSETSPVASFSHFGEPARPGSIGTPIPGVQMTLLQPGTWDEIEWTPDAVGEIAIKGHNIMKGYYQRPEATEEAIRDGWFRSGDLARRDADGWYYIVDRSKDMIIRGGFNVYPREIEEVLMTHPDVSLAAVIGVPHESHGEEIKAFIIPVEGATTTEEQLVAWAKEQMAAYKYPRIVQFVDALPMTATGKILKRELS; encoded by the coding sequence CATCCAGCCGGGGGACAAGGTCGCGCTCTCCTGCCCCAACCTGCCGTACTTCCCGATCGTCTACTACGGGATCCTCAAGGCCGGAGCGACGGTCGTCCCGCTGAACATCCTGCTCAAGGGCCGCGAGGTCGCGTACCACCTCGACGACTCCGACGCGAAGGCGTACTTCTGCTTCCAGGGCACGCCCGAACTGCCGATCGGCGCCGAGGGCTGGGCCGGGTTCAACGAGATCCCCGGCTGCGAGCACTTCTTCGTGATCACCGTCGATCCCGCGGCGGCGTCCCCGATCGAGGGTGCCGAGACGCTCGGCGCCGGGATGGCCGGCCAACCCGGCACGTTCGAGTCCGTCGCGGTGGATGAGGACGACACCGCGGTGATCCTCTACACGTCCGGCACCACCGGCCGGCCCAAGGGCGCCGAACTGCGTCACCGCAACATGCGCGACAACGCGCTGATCGGTACCGACCTGTTCCAGGCCGACGCCGAGCGGCCGGACACGTTCCTCTGCGTGCTGCCGTTGTTCCACTCGTTCGGCCAGACCGTCATCCAGAACGGCGCGTTCGCGTTCGGCGGCACGGTCGTCCTGCTACCGCGGTTCGAGGCGAAACCGGCGCTGGCCCTGATGCAGAAGGAAGACGTCACGTTCTTCGCCGGCGTCCCCACGATGTACTGGGGGCTGCTCGGCGCGCTGGACGACTCGGTGGACGTCGCGAAGATCGCCCGGAACCTGCGGGTCGCCGCCGCCGGTGGCTCCGCGTTGCCGGTCGAGGTGCACCGGGACTTCGAGAAGCGGTTCGGCGTCACGATCCTGGAGGGCTACGGCCTGTCGGAGACCTCGCCGGTCGCGAGCTTCTCGCACTTCGGTGAGCCGGCCCGGCCCGGTTCGATCGGCACGCCGATCCCCGGCGTCCAGATGACGTTGCTCCAGCCGGGCACCTGGGACGAGATCGAGTGGACGCCGGACGCGGTCGGCGAGATCGCGATCAAGGGCCACAACATCATGAAGGGCTACTACCAGCGTCCGGAAGCCACCGAGGAGGCCATCCGCGACGGCTGGTTCCGCTCCGGAGACCTGGCGCGCCGCGACGCCGACGGCTGGTACTACATCGTCGACCGCTCGAAGGACATGATCATCCGCGGCGGCTTCAACGTGTATCCGCGGGAGATCGAAGAGGTCCTGATGACCCACCCCGACGTCTCGCTGGCCGCCGTGATCGGCGTGCCGCACGAGAGCCACGGCGAGGAGATCAAGGCGTTCATCATCCCGGTGGAGGGCGCGACGACCACCGAGGAGCAACTCGTCGCCTGGGCGAAGGAGCAGATGGCCGCGTACAAGTACCCGCGCATCGTCCAGTTCGTCGACGCGCTGCCGATGACCGCCACCGGGAAGATCCTCAAGCGGGAACTCAGCTAG